A single Silvibacterium dinghuense DNA region contains:
- a CDS encoding glycoside hydrolase family 32 protein, which yields MNRRKFMGLAGMAAGTAMLGTKLGYGLRVRWADDPLRPQYHFLPAANWMNDPNAPVYWKGEYHMFCQYNPHAAIWGDMHWAHAVSPDMVHWQQLPVALAPTPGGPDADGCFSGTAVIDGDRVGAIYTGVRHVPESEATIRDGKNSYRETQLLAWAEDPNLTRWTKVAEPVIATPPAGMDVSGFRDPSPWHGDDGWYMVVGSGVRGKGGAILLYRSEDLIHWEYLHELYGGLGSGVAAVNPVDSGDMWECPEFFALGDRHVLIYSSQGKSWWQVGELDRKAWLFHPETHGVLDYGAFYAPKTQLDRDGHRILWGWIQEQRPEAEFSAAGWAGMMSLPRVLTLREDGGLGMRMAPSVETLRGAKQQLKAGKGAREMLRKLAGMKLTGCCGEVRCRLRRDAAWSVSLAMTNGRDVVTVGFDAANPHVLHVNDALLPLGTAGAIELAMYVDGSVVEVLVNDEVAVTIRFYYAGDVAPELGLRMNLGVEALHEAVMWQMLPISRDRLTS from the coding sequence ATGAATCGACGGAAGTTTATGGGGCTGGCAGGCATGGCCGCAGGCACAGCCATGCTGGGCACAAAGTTGGGGTACGGATTGCGGGTGCGGTGGGCAGACGATCCCCTCCGGCCGCAGTACCACTTTCTGCCGGCGGCAAACTGGATGAACGATCCGAATGCGCCGGTGTACTGGAAGGGCGAATATCACATGTTCTGCCAGTACAACCCGCACGCGGCCATCTGGGGCGACATGCACTGGGCGCACGCGGTGAGTCCGGATATGGTGCACTGGCAGCAATTGCCGGTAGCGCTGGCACCGACGCCCGGCGGTCCGGATGCAGACGGATGCTTCTCGGGAACTGCGGTGATCGATGGCGATCGTGTAGGCGCCATCTATACCGGCGTGCGGCATGTACCAGAGTCTGAGGCGACGATTCGCGATGGAAAGAACAGCTATCGCGAGACACAGCTGCTGGCCTGGGCCGAGGATCCGAATCTGACGCGCTGGACCAAGGTAGCCGAGCCGGTGATCGCCACGCCTCCTGCGGGGATGGATGTGTCGGGCTTCCGTGATCCTTCTCCATGGCACGGGGACGACGGCTGGTACATGGTGGTGGGCTCGGGCGTGCGCGGCAAGGGCGGAGCCATCCTGCTCTATCGTTCCGAAGACCTAATCCACTGGGAGTATCTGCACGAGCTGTACGGCGGTTTGGGGAGCGGCGTCGCGGCAGTGAACCCGGTGGATTCCGGCGACATGTGGGAGTGTCCGGAGTTCTTCGCGCTGGGAGACAGGCATGTGCTGATCTATTCCAGCCAGGGCAAGTCATGGTGGCAGGTCGGCGAACTGGACCGGAAGGCGTGGCTCTTCCATCCGGAGACGCACGGAGTACTGGATTACGGCGCCTTTTACGCGCCGAAGACGCAGCTCGATCGCGACGGCCATCGCATTCTATGGGGATGGATTCAGGAGCAGAGACCGGAGGCCGAATTCAGCGCAGCAGGCTGGGCGGGCATGATGTCTCTGCCGCGCGTGCTGACGTTGCGTGAAGACGGCGGGCTGGGGATGCGCATGGCTCCATCCGTAGAAACGTTGCGCGGCGCGAAGCAGCAGCTGAAGGCGGGCAAAGGCGCGCGTGAGATGCTCCGGAAGCTGGCGGGAATGAAGCTGACAGGCTGCTGTGGAGAGGTGCGATGCCGTTTGCGCCGCGATGCAGCCTGGTCTGTGTCTCTGGCTATGACGAACGGGAGAGATGTGGTCACGGTGGGATTCGATGCTGCGAATCCGCACGTGCTGCACGTCAACGATGCGCTTCTGCCGCTGGGGACTGCCGGTGCGATCGAGCTGGCAATGTATGTGGACGGTTCGGTGGTGGAGGTGCTGGTGAACGACGAGGTTGCGGTGACCATCCGCTTTTACTATGCGGGCGATGTTGCGCCGGAGTTGGGCCTGCGGATGAATCTGGGAGTCGAAGCCCTGCATGAAGCGGTCATGTGGCAGATGTTGCCGATATCGCGCGACCGGCTGACGAGCTGA
- a CDS encoding radical SAM protein gives MATLTLNMQDLRTKVASGERISTDEARWLWQNASDAELCDLASTVRARFHVPDQATYMLMRIVNYTNVCVAQCDYCAFYRLPGQPDGYVLTQEQVFAKLDELVALGGDLAAFNGGFNPHLPLDYYCDLFAAVRARYGDAIEFYALTIAEFMYLADHAKIDYAAAAQRFKAAGVRWITGGGSEILTEEFRRRHSKFKYTVKQYFEAQAAILAAGLGSTATMVIGFDETLDERLEHLERTRAFQDEQLKSNAGLASFLCWTFKPYFTQIGGIEISTSEYLRHLALSRIYLDNFPRIRTSVLTQNERALEGLKYGADDFDLPIEDEVTQKAGAKISLEFEKILGVARELGFNVQTRRVALLS, from the coding sequence GTGGCAACACTGACCCTGAACATGCAGGACCTGCGGACGAAGGTAGCGTCGGGCGAGCGCATCTCGACCGATGAGGCGCGATGGCTGTGGCAGAACGCGAGCGACGCCGAACTATGCGATCTGGCGAGCACGGTGCGGGCGCGTTTTCATGTGCCGGATCAGGCGACATACATGCTGATGCGTATCGTGAACTACACGAATGTGTGCGTGGCGCAGTGCGATTACTGTGCGTTCTATCGCCTGCCGGGCCAGCCGGATGGCTACGTCCTGACGCAGGAGCAGGTCTTCGCAAAGCTGGACGAGCTTGTGGCTCTGGGCGGCGATCTCGCCGCCTTCAATGGCGGCTTCAATCCGCACCTGCCGCTCGATTACTATTGCGATCTCTTCGCAGCGGTACGCGCACGCTATGGCGATGCGATCGAGTTCTATGCGTTGACCATCGCGGAATTCATGTATCTCGCGGATCACGCAAAGATCGACTACGCAGCAGCGGCGCAGCGCTTCAAAGCTGCGGGCGTGCGCTGGATTACCGGTGGTGGTTCGGAGATCCTCACCGAGGAGTTCCGGCGGCGGCACAGCAAGTTCAAGTACACGGTGAAGCAATATTTCGAAGCACAGGCTGCGATCCTGGCGGCAGGGCTCGGCTCGACGGCGACGATGGTGATCGGCTTTGATGAAACACTCGACGAGCGGCTGGAGCACCTGGAGCGCACGCGGGCCTTTCAGGACGAGCAGTTGAAGTCGAATGCAGGGCTGGCGAGCTTCCTCTGCTGGACCTTCAAGCCGTACTTCACCCAGATCGGCGGCATCGAGATTTCCACCAGCGAATATCTGCGGCATCTGGCACTGAGCCGGATTTACCTCGATAATTTCCCGCGCATCCGTACCTCGGTGCTGACGCAGAACGAGCGGGCGCTGGAGGGACTGAAGTATGGTGCGGATGACTTTGATCTGCCGATTGAAGATGAGGTAACGCAGAAGGCGGGAGCGAAGATCAGCCTGGAATTCGAGAAGATTCTGGGTGTGGCGCGGGAGCTCGGTTTTAACGTGCAGACGCGGCGCGTGGCTTTATTGTCATAG
- the galA gene encoding beta-galactosidase GalA has translation MPVVSRRDVLLSGLAFSATSALSSRAWARAQSALDAIADQAPSALAPREKLLFDFGWRFDLGNGCVPAKDLDFGQDQGDFAKTGDFKFSTKHFDDSKWRSLNLPHDWAVELPFVWDDDQKSHGYKPLGRRYPENSVGWYRRAFDVPASDQGRRIRVEFDGAFRSALIFVNGCFIGRNDNGYAPFGFDITDFLHFGEKNYIVVRMDASFGDGWFYEGAGLYRHVWLVKHDTLHLGQHESYVRTEVAGKTATLALGTVVENIGDKVETSRVRWEIQDASGKTVATAESAPQSVEVDGKTSFTATAKFANPELWSPETPTLYSAIVTVEAGGKARDAERVPFGVRTIKFDVDKGFFLNGQSVKIKGTCNHQDHAGVGAALPDRLQYFRIGVLKEMGSNGVRTSHNMPTPEWVEACDRMGMMMMCETRQMSSNAEGMAQLETMIKRYRNSPSIVIWSMGNEEWYLQRDVVGEHVMAAMVRRTHELDPTRQCTAAVNGSYGTGISKILDVEGFNYNLKSPDEYHKAHPTQPCIGSETASAISTRGEYFTDKQRNVMSAYDTNQPGWGETAEEWWKFYGTREWMAGGFAWTGFDYRGEPTPYGWPSISSQFGIVDTCGYPKDTYFYYKAWWGKDPILHLFPHWNFEGKEGVEIPVWVHSNLDSVELFVNGESQGSKTIEHLGHAEWKVKYAPGVIEARGTKDGKVVLTEKRETVGKPTTLKLSAERTTIDADGEDIAILRAEVLDDQGRHVPTANFQLEFKVTGAGKLLGVGNGDPNCLESDKEPKRSLYNGLAQIILQSTKTPGQITIEAKSTDEQIKPAAATLSITTQQATLRPAVPETSEDYKPEKND, from the coding sequence ATGCCTGTTGTTAGTCGTCGTGATGTCCTGCTGTCCGGCCTTGCTTTCTCTGCCACCTCCGCACTTTCCTCACGCGCCTGGGCTCGCGCCCAGTCCGCTCTCGATGCCATTGCCGACCAGGCTCCTTCGGCACTTGCCCCGCGCGAGAAGCTCCTCTTCGATTTCGGCTGGCGCTTCGATCTCGGTAACGGCTGCGTGCCTGCAAAGGACCTCGACTTCGGCCAGGATCAGGGCGACTTTGCCAAGACCGGCGACTTTAAGTTCTCCACCAAGCATTTCGACGACTCCAAATGGCGCTCTCTCAACCTGCCCCACGATTGGGCCGTCGAGCTGCCGTTCGTCTGGGACGACGATCAGAAATCCCATGGCTACAAACCGCTTGGACGCCGCTACCCTGAGAACAGCGTGGGCTGGTATCGCCGCGCGTTCGACGTTCCCGCCTCCGACCAGGGGCGCCGCATCCGCGTCGAGTTCGATGGTGCCTTCCGCTCCGCGCTGATCTTCGTGAACGGCTGTTTTATCGGCCGCAATGACAACGGCTACGCGCCTTTCGGCTTCGACATCACCGACTTCCTGCATTTTGGCGAGAAGAACTACATCGTCGTCCGCATGGACGCCAGCTTCGGCGACGGCTGGTTCTACGAGGGTGCCGGACTCTACCGCCACGTCTGGCTGGTGAAGCACGACACGCTCCATCTTGGCCAGCACGAGAGCTACGTCCGCACCGAAGTCGCAGGCAAAACCGCCACGCTCGCGCTCGGCACCGTCGTCGAGAACATCGGCGACAAGGTTGAAACCTCCCGCGTCCGCTGGGAGATTCAGGATGCCTCCGGCAAGACCGTCGCGACTGCCGAATCCGCGCCGCAGTCCGTCGAAGTCGACGGCAAAACGAGCTTCACGGCGACCGCGAAGTTCGCCAACCCCGAGCTCTGGTCGCCGGAAACGCCGACACTTTACTCCGCGATCGTCACCGTTGAAGCCGGTGGCAAGGCGCGCGATGCCGAGCGCGTTCCCTTTGGTGTGCGCACAATCAAATTCGACGTCGACAAGGGCTTCTTCCTCAACGGCCAGTCGGTCAAGATCAAGGGCACCTGCAACCATCAGGACCATGCCGGCGTGGGCGCCGCGCTGCCCGATCGCCTGCAGTACTTCCGCATCGGCGTGCTCAAGGAGATGGGCTCGAACGGCGTGCGCACCTCGCACAACATGCCGACACCGGAGTGGGTGGAAGCCTGCGACCGCATGGGCATGATGATGATGTGCGAGACGCGCCAGATGAGCTCGAATGCGGAGGGCATGGCTCAGCTCGAAACGATGATCAAGCGCTATCGCAACTCGCCGTCCATCGTCATCTGGTCGATGGGCAACGAGGAGTGGTACCTGCAGAGGGATGTCGTCGGCGAGCATGTGATGGCGGCGATGGTCCGTCGTACGCACGAGCTCGACCCCACGCGCCAGTGCACCGCGGCTGTAAACGGCAGCTATGGCACCGGCATCTCGAAGATCCTCGATGTCGAAGGCTTCAACTACAACCTCAAGAGCCCGGACGAATACCATAAAGCTCATCCCACGCAGCCCTGCATCGGCTCGGAGACGGCCAGCGCCATCTCTACGCGCGGCGAATACTTCACCGACAAGCAGCGCAACGTGATGAGCGCCTACGACACCAACCAGCCCGGCTGGGGTGAGACCGCCGAAGAGTGGTGGAAGTTCTACGGCACCCGCGAGTGGATGGCCGGCGGCTTCGCCTGGACCGGCTTTGACTACCGCGGCGAACCCACACCTTATGGCTGGCCTTCGATCAGCTCGCAGTTCGGCATCGTCGATACCTGCGGCTACCCCAAGGACACCTACTTCTACTACAAGGCATGGTGGGGTAAGGACCCCATCCTGCACCTCTTCCCGCACTGGAATTTCGAGGGCAAGGAAGGGGTCGAGATTCCGGTCTGGGTCCACTCGAACCTCGACTCCGTCGAGCTGTTTGTGAATGGCGAGAGCCAGGGCTCGAAGACGATCGAACATCTCGGTCACGCGGAATGGAAGGTGAAGTACGCGCCCGGCGTCATCGAAGCCCGTGGTACGAAAGACGGCAAGGTTGTCCTGACCGAAAAGCGCGAGACCGTCGGCAAGCCAACAACGCTCAAGCTCTCGGCCGAGCGCACCACCATCGACGCCGACGGCGAAGACATTGCTATCCTGCGCGCCGAGGTACTCGACGATCAGGGCCGCCACGTGCCCACCGCGAACTTCCAACTGGAATTCAAGGTGACCGGCGCGGGCAAGCTCCTCGGCGTCGGCAACGGCGACCCCAACTGCCTCGAATCGGATAAGGAACCGAAGCGCAGCCTCTACAACGGCCTCGCCCAGATCATCCTGCAATCGACAAAGACTCCGGGACAGATCACCATCGAAGCCAAATCTACAGACGAGCAGATCAAGCCTGCGGCAGCCACCCTCAGCATCACCACGCAGCAGGCGACACTACGGCCTGCCGTGCCCGAAACCTCCGAAGACTATAAACCGGAGAAAAACGACTAG
- a CDS encoding LacI family DNA-binding transcriptional regulator, producing the protein MRTIAQLAGVSSATVSRVINGSTAVREETAERVRQVIREQRYFPNTSAITMKYGRSGTYGVILPDITNPFYPDFVRNFEAILLERNLELLLATTDFHTARIQQSIRRMLVRRVDGVAFLSSEEERDSLAALVHNRVPVVTADLQKTAVGVSDVAIGFAQGMAEAVRYLHGLGHREIGFVGGNEGITTSNVRRDSFVAAMQGAGLAVHEELLLTGDYRISGGVAAAESLLQIKRRPTAILTANDLTAIGVLRELHRRGVRVPEEISLVGCDDIEYCDIVSPPLTTLRISRLELAQRYMTALEAGRDVTQKGKQYWVVPTLVIRSSTGPAPKAVRKKRQK; encoded by the coding sequence ATGCGGACGATTGCGCAGCTGGCCGGGGTTTCAAGCGCGACGGTCTCGCGGGTGATCAACGGTTCGACGGCGGTGCGGGAGGAGACAGCGGAACGGGTGCGTCAGGTCATCCGGGAGCAGCGCTATTTTCCGAACACCAGCGCCATCACCATGAAATATGGCCGGAGCGGCACCTACGGGGTCATTCTGCCGGATATCACCAACCCTTTTTATCCGGATTTCGTACGTAATTTTGAGGCGATTCTCCTGGAACGCAACCTGGAGCTGCTTCTGGCGACGACAGACTTCCATACTGCAAGAATCCAGCAGTCGATTCGGAGGATGCTGGTGCGGCGCGTGGATGGGGTGGCCTTTCTCTCCTCCGAAGAAGAGCGGGACAGCCTGGCTGCGCTGGTGCATAACCGTGTGCCCGTGGTGACGGCTGACCTTCAGAAGACGGCGGTAGGTGTCAGCGATGTGGCCATCGGCTTTGCGCAGGGAATGGCCGAAGCGGTGCGCTATTTGCACGGGCTGGGGCATCGCGAGATCGGGTTTGTCGGCGGAAATGAGGGCATCACTACCTCCAATGTGCGCCGGGATTCCTTCGTGGCGGCCATGCAGGGCGCGGGACTCGCAGTGCATGAGGAACTGCTGCTGACCGGGGATTACCGTATCAGCGGCGGTGTGGCCGCCGCGGAGAGCCTGCTCCAGATCAAGCGGAGGCCGACGGCGATCCTGACGGCCAACGACTTGACTGCGATCGGGGTGCTGCGAGAGTTGCATCGGCGTGGAGTACGTGTGCCGGAGGAGATCTCGCTGGTGGGCTGCGATGATATTGAGTATTGCGACATCGTGTCGCCTCCCCTCACGACCCTGCGGATCTCGCGCCTGGAGCTGGCTCAGCGCTACATGACGGCGCTTGAGGCTGGGCGCGATGTCACCCAGAAAGGGAAACAGTACTGGGTGGTACCGACGCTCGTGATTCGCAGCTCTACCGGGCCGGCCCCGAAGGCTGTGCGGAAGAAGCGGCAGAAATGA
- a CDS encoding PepSY domain-containing protein, with translation MYGRRTFLILFRKIHLYLGVFCAPALLFFAFTGALQTFSLHETTRGSDYRPPHWAQVLAQLHKKQTINVPQRKAPAGSSNTEAKQTGLASTSEGMRTHHRLPMQIFFLVISVGLMLSTLTGLYMTWVYERNPVLLAALFLAGIAIPLMLTMV, from the coding sequence ATGTACGGCCGCCGGACATTCCTGATCCTGTTTCGCAAGATTCATCTTTACCTGGGCGTTTTTTGTGCGCCTGCGCTATTGTTCTTTGCATTTACCGGGGCGCTGCAGACATTTTCGCTGCATGAGACGACGCGGGGCAGCGATTACCGCCCGCCGCACTGGGCTCAGGTGCTCGCCCAGTTGCATAAGAAGCAGACGATCAACGTACCGCAGCGAAAAGCGCCTGCGGGCAGTTCGAATACAGAAGCAAAACAGACTGGGCTCGCTTCGACATCAGAGGGGATGCGGACACATCATCGCCTGCCGATGCAGATATTCTTCCTGGTGATCTCGGTCGGGCTCATGCTTTCGACGCTGACCGGCCTTTATATGACGTGGGTGTACGAGAGAAATCCAGTTCTGCTGGCGGCGCTGTTTTTGGCGGGGATCGCGATTCCACTCATGCTGACGATGGTTTGA
- a CDS encoding FAD-containing oxidoreductase, with the protein MSTPTHFDDIIIGAGQAGPSLAGRLTQAGRRVAMIERKLFGGTCVNTGCTPTKTLIASAYAAHMVRRAHEYGVDFDAPVRIDFKTLMARKNKVVKNSRHGVEDWLRNMKGCTVYDGHARFLSPNDLQVGTQHLSAERFFLNVGGRAVIPNFPGIREITPLTNVSLLELTELPEHLVIVGGSYVGIEFAQMFRRFGSQVTIVEKAPRLVSHEDEDVSAAILDILEKEGIEVRLNAECIHFQKRPHGAAVGLTCTEGHPEVEGTHVLLAMGRRPNTDDLDLAKAGVKADEHGYVLVDDSLQTSQPHIWAMGDCNGKGAFTHTAYNDFEIVAANLLDKDPRKVSDRLPCYALYTDPPLGRAGMTEAEVRKSGRKALIGTRLMTKVSRALEKGESQGFMKILVDAETKQILGASILGVGGDEAIHSILATMYAKQPYTTMQRAVYIHPTVSELIPTMLGNLEPLK; encoded by the coding sequence ATGAGCACTCCGACGCATTTCGACGACATCATCATCGGCGCAGGCCAGGCTGGCCCCTCCCTCGCCGGACGCCTCACTCAGGCCGGACGCCGCGTCGCCATGATCGAGCGAAAGCTCTTCGGCGGAACCTGCGTCAATACCGGATGCACCCCCACCAAAACCCTCATCGCCAGCGCTTACGCCGCCCATATGGTCCGCCGGGCCCATGAATACGGCGTCGATTTCGATGCTCCCGTCCGCATCGATTTCAAGACTTTAATGGCCCGCAAGAACAAAGTCGTCAAGAACTCACGGCATGGCGTCGAGGACTGGCTCCGCAATATGAAAGGTTGCACCGTCTATGACGGGCACGCCCGCTTTCTCTCGCCCAATGATCTTCAGGTTGGCACACAACACCTCTCCGCCGAACGGTTCTTCCTGAATGTCGGCGGACGCGCCGTCATCCCGAACTTCCCCGGCATCCGGGAGATCACCCCGCTCACGAACGTAAGCCTGCTCGAGCTGACGGAGCTGCCCGAGCACCTGGTCATCGTCGGCGGCAGCTATGTGGGCATCGAGTTCGCGCAGATGTTCCGCCGCTTTGGCAGCCAGGTCACCATCGTCGAAAAGGCCCCGCGTCTCGTTTCCCACGAAGACGAGGACGTCTCGGCCGCCATCCTCGATATTCTCGAGAAAGAAGGCATCGAAGTCCGCCTCAATGCCGAGTGCATCCATTTCCAGAAGCGTCCCCATGGAGCCGCTGTCGGACTCACCTGCACCGAAGGGCATCCCGAAGTCGAAGGCACGCATGTGCTGCTTGCCATGGGCCGGCGTCCGAACACCGACGACCTCGACCTCGCCAAAGCCGGCGTAAAGGCCGACGAGCACGGCTACGTCCTGGTCGATGACTCGCTCCAGACCTCGCAGCCGCACATCTGGGCCATGGGCGACTGCAACGGCAAAGGCGCCTTCACCCACACCGCCTACAACGACTTCGAAATCGTCGCCGCCAATTTATTGGATAAAGATCCGCGCAAGGTCAGCGACCGCCTGCCCTGCTATGCGCTCTACACCGATCCGCCACTCGGCCGCGCCGGAATGACCGAGGCAGAGGTCCGTAAGTCCGGCCGCAAGGCCCTTATTGGTACCCGCCTCATGACCAAGGTGAGCCGCGCTCTCGAAAAAGGCGAGTCCCAAGGCTTTATGAAGATCCTGGTCGATGCGGAAACAAAGCAGATTCTCGGAGCTTCCATTCTCGGAGTCGGCGGCGACGAGGCTATCCATTCCATCCTCGCCACCATGTATGCGAAGCAGCCTTACACCACCATGCAGCGCGCCGTATACATCCATCCAACCGTTTCAGAACTGATACCGACCATGCTCGGCAACCTTGAACCGCTCAAGTAG
- a CDS encoding FUSC family protein, producing the protein MATALQLPHKPRFVQWFPDFLRAELAPYPGRGAIVARMVIAATISMILVQTFRVPGGAIGALFAFTLSRENLRATAQSALSMMVACALTVIFVPVGARMFASEPMTHFLWEGISIFLIFFLLRALSDYAVAVGLSLVVTSVLGIWYLPGPTEHNVELTLWQVLAAAIGAVVTLAVEAAFHAMKTEDEVTAGLKARLTAVEKLLRSFAGGSPVSKETERTLTQYALVGMGSLRRHIIRGSYDGMMRMRMSTVVSLVGRGTDFAAAMVYSHPPLSEQQMRRAAALASHVAEMRKCVIESRIPAPWQPETSREADNFPLFSELESMMALIPTAYDSEATLDPQLAIQEGEPERRGIFVSDAFSNREYVRYAMGGTLAAMLCYVLYVSLAWPALATSVTTCVLTALTNIGASRQKQVLRIGGALLGGFVFALGGQIFILPYVDTIGGFTLFFVSITFIAAWVSTSSSRLSYAGIQIALAFYLINLGDFTIQTSLTQARDRSIGVLLGTTAMWVVFERLYPKAAADEMVRIFIRNLRLMAELAEVKPGPKQPDEMVRIRRQRDQVYRLFADVNAQSDAVPFETGPKRAAHLAARDRIRRWQAQLRTFYLHEVPLLQFRVFGDPHGVSPEFLELETRFHRVCGETLSHIADCLDRQAKGQACGHAEHPRLEAMIDTSKVDESAALSVREHALVRMSRQIAAIIDRLEAEVTSEPLYG; encoded by the coding sequence ATGGCAACTGCGCTGCAGCTTCCGCACAAACCAAGATTTGTGCAGTGGTTCCCGGACTTCCTGCGTGCGGAGCTGGCTCCGTATCCGGGGCGCGGGGCGATCGTGGCGCGCATGGTCATCGCCGCAACGATCTCGATGATCCTGGTACAGACCTTCCGGGTTCCTGGAGGTGCGATCGGCGCGCTGTTCGCCTTTACGCTCTCGCGCGAAAATCTGCGGGCCACGGCGCAATCGGCGCTTTCGATGATGGTTGCCTGCGCCCTGACGGTCATCTTCGTGCCGGTTGGGGCGCGCATGTTCGCATCCGAGCCGATGACGCATTTCCTGTGGGAAGGCATCAGCATCTTCCTCATCTTCTTCCTGCTGCGCGCCCTGAGCGATTATGCGGTGGCCGTGGGTTTGAGCCTGGTGGTGACAAGCGTGCTGGGCATCTGGTATCTGCCCGGGCCGACAGAACACAACGTGGAGCTGACGCTGTGGCAGGTGCTGGCGGCAGCCATCGGCGCGGTGGTGACGCTCGCGGTCGAGGCAGCCTTCCATGCCATGAAGACGGAAGACGAGGTGACCGCAGGACTCAAGGCGCGGCTGACGGCGGTCGAAAAGCTGCTCCGGAGTTTCGCCGGTGGAAGCCCGGTTTCCAAGGAGACAGAACGAACGCTGACGCAGTATGCGCTTGTCGGCATGGGATCGTTGCGGCGTCACATCATACGCGGCAGCTATGACGGCATGATGCGGATGCGCATGAGCACGGTGGTGTCACTGGTCGGGCGCGGGACCGATTTTGCGGCAGCCATGGTGTATTCTCATCCTCCGCTGAGCGAACAGCAGATGCGGCGTGCCGCGGCCCTGGCCTCGCATGTGGCTGAAATGCGCAAGTGCGTGATAGAGAGCCGGATTCCTGCGCCATGGCAGCCGGAGACGAGCCGGGAAGCGGACAATTTTCCGCTCTTCTCCGAACTGGAATCCATGATGGCGCTGATTCCGACCGCCTACGATAGCGAGGCGACGCTCGACCCTCAGCTTGCGATTCAGGAGGGAGAGCCGGAGCGCCGCGGCATCTTTGTCTCCGACGCGTTTTCGAACCGGGAGTACGTGCGCTATGCGATGGGCGGCACGCTGGCCGCGATGCTGTGCTACGTGCTGTACGTAAGCCTGGCATGGCCGGCACTGGCAACTTCGGTGACGACCTGTGTGCTGACGGCGCTGACCAATATTGGCGCGTCGCGGCAGAAGCAGGTGTTGCGCATCGGCGGGGCGCTGCTGGGCGGATTCGTTTTTGCGCTGGGCGGGCAGATTTTCATCCTGCCCTACGTGGACACCATCGGCGGCTTCACCTTGTTCTTTGTTTCGATCACCTTCATCGCTGCGTGGGTCTCGACCTCGAGCTCGCGGCTTTCCTATGCGGGCATCCAGATCGCCCTGGCGTTCTACCTGATCAACCTGGGCGACTTCACGATCCAGACATCGCTGACCCAGGCGCGGGACCGCTCGATTGGCGTATTGCTGGGAACCACGGCGATGTGGGTGGTCTTCGAGCGGCTTTACCCGAAGGCCGCGGCCGACGAGATGGTGCGCATCTTCATACGCAACCTACGCCTGATGGCGGAGCTCGCGGAGGTGAAGCCAGGCCCCAAGCAGCCCGACGAGATGGTACGCATCCGGAGGCAGCGGGATCAGGTCTATCGCCTGTTCGCCGATGTGAACGCGCAGTCCGACGCGGTTCCTTTTGAAACCGGGCCGAAGCGCGCGGCGCACCTGGCGGCCAGAGACCGCATCCGCCGCTGGCAGGCGCAGCTGAGAACGTTCTATCTGCACGAGGTGCCCCTGCTGCAGTTCCGGGTCTTCGGCGATCCTCACGGCGTTTCGCCGGAGTTCCTGGAACTGGAGACCCGTTTTCACCGGGTGTGTGGCGAGACACTGTCGCACATCGCCGACTGTCTCGATCGGCAGGCTAAGGGGCAGGCATGCGGACATGCGGAGCATCCGCGGCTCGAAGCGATGATCGATACTTCGAAGGTGGATGAGTCGGCGGCTCTGTCGGTGCGCGAGCATGCGCTGGTGCGCATGTCGCGGCAGATCGCGGCGATCATCGATCGGCTGGAGGCCGAGGTGACCTCAGAGCCGCTGTACGGGTAG